In the Candidatus Bathyarchaeia archaeon genome, TTCTTTCTTGGCCACGGCCCCTGGACGCCATACCAGATGGTTGCATGGGGGTTAGCTGGTGCCTCCGCCTCTCTCTTTCGAAGATTTAAACCTAGGAGGTGGTGGCTTATGTGTTTCGGCGTCTGTTGGGGGTACATCTTTGGCGTCATAATGAATGTTTGGTTCTGGGCGTCATTCGTATACCCGTTAACATTGGCAACATTTGCAGCTTCTCAAGGGAGAAGCCTCTTGTTCGATACCTTACATGCGGTAGGCAATGCCGCTTTCCTAGGGACGTTAGGTCTAAGAACCATCAGAATTTTTGATAGATATAAGAAACGATTCAACGTTCAAGTGAATAACGAGCTTGAAGCAGAGTTACCAAGGCTTATCAGCGAACAGCCTATTGGCCGCCGCTGAAGGCAGCCCCGCGACATGTGAAACGAGATTTATACCAAAATGTGCAAGGCAAGTTGAGTAAAAATTGGCTGTAAGTTACCCACCAGGGATTAGGTTCCTATGTAATAGATGCACCATATGTTGCCGCAACACTACAACTAGAGTCAGACGAATTCTCCTCCTAGAACAGGAGGTGCTAGAGATAAGTGAAGTTACGAGTCGAGCGATCAGCACTTTCGCGGAGCCTTCAAGGGAGGACTCCCGCTTCCCTTACGAGATGAAGAAGATCAAAGGGCGTTGTAGTTTCCTAGTAGGAGACAGTTGCACTATATATGAGTACAGACCGCTTATCTGTAGGTTCTATCCTTTCTCCCTTCGAAGGTTTGGAGGGGTTTACTATTTCCATCCAACTAAGGAGTGCCCAGCTATAGGTGATGGGGAAGAGTTGGAGAAAGGGTT is a window encoding:
- a CDS encoding YkgJ family cysteine cluster protein gives rise to the protein MAVSYPPGIRFLCNRCTICCRNTTTRVRRILLLEQEVLEISEVTSRAISTFAEPSREDSRFPYEMKKIKGRCSFLVGDSCTIYEYRPLICRFYPFSLRRFGGVYYFHPTKECPAIGDGEELEKGFFENLLRLALKKFGEL
- a CDS encoding ECF transporter S component; this encodes MKKRHLSLFLFAVLAVTLTSFMALPQNGLRDAAKSTGYTALLVGALVTLALAVFISSFDESMQSSKGIALTSILGTLSAVSRVPFGALPSVQPSTYLIICSGYVFGPVAGFTVGALTPLISNFFLGHGPWTPYQMVAWGLAGASASLFRRFKPRRWWLMCFGVCWGYIFGVIMNVWFWASFVYPLTLATFAASQGRSLLFDTLHAVGNAAFLGTLGLRTIRIFDRYKKRFNVQVNNELEAELPRLISEQPIGRR